In one window of Acaryochloris thomasi RCC1774 DNA:
- a CDS encoding class I SAM-dependent methyltransferase encodes MDRSVKFWDKIAERYSKQPIADEAAYQKKLQVTQEYLQPEMEVLELGCGTGSTAIIHAPYVKHIQAIDVSSKMLAIAQSKADAKDIGNITFKQAAVDEFSAPDQTFDAVLGLSLLHLLENKEEVIAKVHRMLKPDGIFVTNTVCLGDTMAWFKLIAPIGKFFGFFPLVKVFTVKDLENSLTDASFYIDYQWQPDTAKVGFIVAKAVFIVAKKAESEMGDRENSI; translated from the coding sequence ATGGATCGGTCAGTTAAATTTTGGGACAAAATTGCAGAACGCTACTCAAAACAACCCATTGCTGACGAAGCGGCTTATCAGAAGAAGCTGCAGGTCACGCAGGAATACCTGCAACCGGAGATGGAGGTACTGGAGCTAGGCTGCGGTACGGGATCGACCGCCATTATCCATGCTCCTTATGTAAAGCATATTCAAGCCATTGATGTTTCATCAAAAATGCTTGCGATCGCTCAAAGCAAGGCTGATGCAAAAGATATCGGCAATATAACTTTTAAGCAAGCTGCCGTTGATGAGTTCAGTGCGCCTGATCAAACCTTCGATGCCGTGTTAGGACTTAGTCTTTTGCATTTGCTAGAAAACAAAGAAGAGGTGATCGCCAAGGTTCATCGAATGCTCAAACCAGACGGGATCTTTGTCACCAACACCGTCTGCCTGGGCGATACGATGGCGTGGTTCAAATTGATTGCACCGATTGGCAAGTTCTTCGGATTTTTCCCTTTGGTTAAAGTCTTTACGGTGAAGGATTTAGAGAATAGTTTAACTGACGCTAGCTTTTATATTGACTACCAATGGCAGCCGGATACAGCCAAGGTTGGGTTCATCGTAGCAAAGGCTGTGTTTATCGTGGCAAAGAAGGCGGAGTCTGAAATGGGAGACAGGGAAAATAGCATATAG